A genomic window from Candidatus Bathyarchaeota archaeon includes:
- a CDS encoding arginine--tRNA ligase, producing the protein MDPPLKEEKVMVPVNPFAEFYNACETLLKDTLQQLYPDVNFNEIIGSSNRSTLQVPPNLEFGELATSICFELAKQAKKSPRNIAQEIVDAINVSKIELIDSVSAAGAGYVNFRVNSEAFSCLTLKSINELDLDYGFIKTREPKKILLEHTSVNPVHPIHIGQARNPVLGDAISRILKKRGHDVSCHYYVDDVGRQSAVIAYGYTKLGKPKPDQKPDRFIGGIYTVTSCIMEVNRYKKAVETAKTSCPKDLPKLNRQLDEWISISAEIQERFPELFGKLLDEINKDADPELQIGKLIQNYEAGKEPEKQLLREVCELCLSGFKETLASVEISIDSWDWESDLIWRGDVKQVIADLEKTSYVFWENGVLEFDAEKVADDLDLKPKLGISADHEITPLTLARADGTSLYTTRDIAYHLWKFTQAERVVNVIGMEQTLPQLQLKLALSALGHPDYIPKLTHFAYSLVRLPGYRMSSRRGRYITLDEVMDGAAERAYFEVSKRSPMLSEDEKRKISEFVGKGAVKYALIAVDPSKPVVFSWDRVLDFEKNSAPYIQYSHARGCSILRKASLQIENADYSLLNDLLEKDIMLTLARFPEVFVDCAESLKPNAIADYVNSLADKFNKFYTKLPVIKAESEQLGAARLALVDAVRIVLRNCLILLGIESPEKM; encoded by the coding sequence GTGGACCCGCCACTTAAGGAAGAAAAAGTTATGGTTCCAGTTAATCCCTTTGCCGAATTCTACAATGCATGTGAAACATTACTAAAAGACACCCTACAACAGTTGTATCCTGACGTAAATTTTAACGAAATTATTGGTTCATCTAACCGATCAACTTTGCAGGTTCCCCCAAACCTAGAGTTCGGCGAACTGGCAACTTCAATCTGTTTTGAGTTAGCCAAACAGGCAAAAAAAAGCCCCCGAAACATAGCCCAAGAAATCGTGGATGCAATAAATGTTTCAAAAATTGAATTAATTGACTCTGTTTCTGCAGCTGGGGCAGGATACGTAAATTTCCGTGTTAACTCGGAAGCGTTTTCATGTTTAACCTTAAAATCCATTAATGAATTGGATTTGGATTATGGTTTCATAAAAACCCGTGAACCCAAAAAAATTTTACTTGAACACACAAGCGTTAACCCTGTTCACCCTATTCATATTGGGCAAGCAAGAAATCCAGTGCTGGGGGATGCAATTTCCAGAATTTTGAAAAAACGAGGACACGACGTTTCTTGCCATTATTATGTGGATGATGTTGGACGCCAAAGCGCAGTTATCGCTTACGGGTACACCAAGCTTGGAAAACCCAAACCTGACCAAAAGCCTGACCGTTTCATTGGTGGTATCTACACAGTAACTAGTTGTATAATGGAAGTTAACCGTTACAAAAAAGCCGTAGAAACTGCAAAAACTAGTTGCCCCAAAGACCTTCCAAAACTGAATCGGCAACTGGACGAATGGATTTCTATTTCTGCTGAAATTCAGGAACGTTTTCCAGAGCTTTTTGGTAAACTTTTGGATGAAATCAACAAGGATGCTGATCCTGAACTGCAAATTGGGAAATTGATTCAAAACTATGAGGCAGGAAAAGAACCTGAAAAACAGTTACTTCGGGAAGTATGTGAGTTGTGTCTTTCTGGCTTTAAGGAAACTTTGGCCAGTGTAGAAATTTCTATAGATTCCTGGGATTGGGAAAGTGACTTAATCTGGAGAGGCGACGTCAAACAAGTAATCGCTGACTTGGAAAAAACATCTTACGTTTTTTGGGAAAATGGTGTTTTGGAGTTTGACGCAGAAAAAGTAGCTGACGATTTGGACCTAAAACCGAAACTAGGAATAAGTGCCGATCATGAAATCACTCCGTTGACTTTGGCGCGGGCTGATGGGACTTCTTTGTATACTACTCGAGATATTGCATATCATCTTTGGAAGTTTACCCAAGCTGAACGTGTAGTCAATGTTATCGGAATGGAGCAAACGCTGCCGCAATTGCAACTAAAACTTGCTTTAAGCGCTTTAGGTCATCCGGATTACATACCTAAACTCACCCATTTTGCGTACAGTTTAGTTAGGCTTCCGGGATACCGAATGAGTAGCCGCAGGGGACGTTACATAACCCTTGACGAAGTTATGGATGGAGCAGCAGAACGAGCTTATTTCGAAGTTTCTAAGCGGTCACCAATGTTGTCTGAAGATGAAAAAAGAAAAATTTCCGAGTTCGTAGGAAAAGGCGCAGTAAAATATGCTCTAATAGCTGTAGACCCATCTAAACCTGTAGTTTTTAGTTGGGACCGAGTACTAGATTTTGAAAAGAACAGCGCACCTTACATCCAATACTCTCATGCACGCGGATGTAGCATTCTTCGGAAAGCATCTCTTCAAATTGAAAACGCAGATTATTCACTTTTAAATGACCTATTAGAAAAAGATATCATGTTAACTTTAGCTCGTTTTCCTGAAGTTTTTGTGGATTGTGCTGAAAGCCTTAAACCAAACGCCATCGCGGACTACGTTAACAGTTTAGCTGACAAATTTAACAAATTCTACACCAAACTTCCTGTAATAAAAGCTGAATCAGAACAGTTAGGTGCTGCCCGTTTGGCCCTTGTTGATGCTGTTCGTATAGTGTTGCGTAACTGTTTAATACTGCTTGGAATAGAATCGCCAGAAAAAATGTAG